The following coding sequences lie in one Schistosoma mansoni strain Puerto Rico chromosome 3, complete genome genomic window:
- a CDS encoding putative inhibitor of growth family, member 5, producing the protein MEYLQKYMEDLEHLPPHLRQEFEIMRDLDQKVQDIIRQTQQRTTYLYEHAYEMSKEERKAQIEQIQSLFKKGKEISNDKVSRAESAYELVDKQIRRLDADMFEFKKALAEKESKKVKKSRTKQEQEPVVSPKIPATAALALALTNNPREVLDMPVDPNEPTYCICQQVSYGEMVACDNRDCAIEWFHFECVGLVSKPRGQWYCPQCIAQGFPLKKDD; encoded by the exons atTTAGAACACTTACCACCTCATTTGCGACAAGAATTTGAAATTATGCGTGATCTTGATCAGAAAGTCCAGGATATCATTCGTCAAACACAACAACGCACAACCTATCTTTATGAACATGCATATGAAATGTCTAAAGAAGAGCGCAAGGCACAAATTGAACAAATacaaagtttatttaaaaaaggcAAAGAAATTAGTAACGATAAGGTATCCAGAGCTGAAAGTGCTTATGAACTAGTTGACAAACAAATACGTCGACTAGATGCAGATATGTTTGAATTCAAAAAAGCATTAG CTGAAAAGGAGTCTAAGAAAGTGAAAAAGTCTCGAACAAAACAAGAACAAGAGCCGGTTGTTTCTCCTAA AATCCCAGCTACTGCTGCATTGGCATTGGCATTGACGAATAATCCTAGAGAAGTATTAGACATGCCAGTTGATCCAAATGAACCTACCTACTGTATATGTCAACAAGTATCGTATGGCGAAATGGTTGCGTGCGATAATCGTGATTGTGCAATTGAATGGTTCCATTTTGAGTGTGTTGGTTTGGTGAGCAAACCACGTGGACAATGGTATTGTCCACAGTGTATAGCTCAAGGATTTCCTTTGAAAAAAGATGACTAG